In Coregonus clupeaformis isolate EN_2021a chromosome 5, ASM2061545v1, whole genome shotgun sequence, the sequence gagcaggaacaggtcgggcagggctgtcgacgcacaccgtagacttggtgcgggtggcaggaacaggccggaccgggctggcgacgcgcaccgtagacttggtgcgggtggcaggaacaggccggaccgggctggcgacgcgcaccgtagacttggtgcgggtggcaggaacaggccggccgggctggcgacgcgcaccgtagacttggtgcgggtggcaggaacaggccggaccgggctggcgacgcacaccgtagacttggtgcgggtggcaggaacaggccggaccgggctgtggagacggataggaggcctggagtgaacagcggccaccacccgtcctggctgaatgcctaccctcacacactctgtgtgaggcatccgcacaggacgtacagggcggtgtacccctggcctggtggcctcctggatactcccccttttctcctccgtcagccccgtcgtccatgccgtgtgccccccccaaaaaactctcTGGGGTTGACTCACGACcctccgacgacgaccctgatcacgccgtagctcctctctacggcgcgtctccaccgtctcactccatggccggcgatccatcccggccaggatttccttccaggtccaggacccctgcccgtccaagatctgctcccacgtccaggctgcctgctcctggacacgctgcttggtcttggtatggtgggtttttctgtcacgaccgtcttccaaatgagtagaccaaagcgcagcgcgttgagcgaacatgactttattaattcaaagtctggaacaaaacaacaaaacaaaagacgactcatgaaGTCCACGGTTCCACtgaccgaaaacggaacaaaaacccaccatacccacaggaaaacattcagataaatatggctcccaatcagagataacgagccgacagctgacactcgttacctccgattgggagtcatagaccaaacctagaaatgaagcTAACAGAAAGgtaaacctagaaatacacccaaacccaacataacaaaatacaccctggctcaaatacaaaagtcccggagccagagtgtcacatttaATAGTGTGACAATGGTGACGACAACTGCAGCAGCAATTGTTATCAACTTCAAGGTGGATTATGttccaattattatttttaaaataattgtatttacttTTAAACGTACAATCCACATTTTAGTCATCTAGCAGATGCGCCCATCCAGAGTgacccacagaagcaaccagCCCAGGCATTGGATGTAACAACCTTCCTTTTTAGTGTCATTTTTTGATTTTGGTTTTTGTATTTGTTCATTTTTTAAACCGTCATTTCACCCCTCACTCAGCATCTTCACTCTCACTCATCTCCAGTTCCAGATTCCAACCCTCGGTTTCCCTCATCCCATCCTACCTATCTCTGCTGGCCAGCCCCTTCGGATTTCAGCGCattaagtgatgctatgttgtCTTTTATTTTTCTAGATCTTTTGGTTTGATACAACGTAGGCTATTGGAAGATCTTTGTTCCCGCTGAAGGCCTAGGTTCAATAGTCATGGTTCACCACTGAGTTTTTAGGACATTCTTGGgacattgtgtcatggtcccctggatcttttgtctagttcccagttATTCCCGGGGACATCACTTGATGAACGAAATGTTCTCCACCCCCTCCCCAAAAAAATATTATACCCAGGGCATGCATACCCTAGTTTCATTACACATCATCCCTTTCTACTGTTGCCTAGCCCATCAAGTCCCTGATttgtgaaccactgatccattcacagctctttgtctTTTGGCAATGTTAGGGACACGCCCCCACACACGGTGCTTTTACCATATAATGTTTTCAACTTATAATTTGACATACTGTACATGATTGCATggtcatttatacagtaattattacacctgggatttgaactcacaacctcttcaTTCATAGCATTCCAATATTCCTGCTATTCCACCGTGTCTATGTCAATTACTCATTACACTTGTAATCctacactttgcacttcaaagtaaatctcagctctgttaaaaataCACTCATGAAAAATTATTATACttatagtgattcaggagtacgATTAAAACcgaataatatgccccaccagcattagacaactatactgaAAACCCAAACTATTTTAGTTGAAATAAGTAaatgaaatcaatgatgagagaatagtcagattaactgataactaaaatggcagtgcagatggcactcttttgCTGTGCAGTgatgtattataggtaatgaatgtgCAGAGGTGGGACTTCTGAATTTCTACAGACTTTGTGGCACAGCAGAAAGATCAGTATACCCCAAATTCAGAGATTGTGaattcaaatcccaggtggggtCATAATGAAAATTCAGTACTAAGTAATCATGTAAAATGTAATCATATTGTCACTGACTAAAGATTTGTACAAtattttagctgaacagcgtacgacttaccttaaaacccccataccatttaattattttacttataatggTTTGGGACAGCTAGGACCATCTCGTAGCAAAAACCTgaaggggaccatgacacaacttCCCAAGAACATCCTAAAAACGTAATTATACATGCATCTTGTgttgtggacaataaaaggccacattaaaatgtgcagttttgttacacaacaaaatgccacagatgtctcaagttttgagggagggtgcaattgacatgctgactgcaggaatgccaccagagctgttgccagagaattgaatgttaatttctccaaCGTCATTTTGGAGAATTTGGATATAGGTCCAACCGACCTCATATCTGCAGgcaacgtgtatggcgtcgtgtgggcaagcagtttgctgatgtcaacgttgtgaacagggtGCCCAATGgtgatggtggggttatggtatgggcaggcataagcaacGGACAGCGAACATagttgcattttatcgattgcaatttgaatgcacagagataccgtgacgagatcctgaggcccattgtcgtgtcatTAATCCGCCTACCTCACATCaagttttagcatgataatgcacggccccatgtcgcaaggatctgtacataatttctggaagctgaaaatgtcccagttcttccatggcctgcatactcaccagacatgtcacccattgagcatgtttgggatgctctggatcgacgtgtacgacagcatgttccagttcctgccaatatccagcaacttcgcacaaccattgaagaggagtgggacaacattccacattccacaatcaacagcctgatcaactctacgcaaaggagatgtgtcgcgctggaTGAGGaaaattgtggtcacaccagataatgaCTGGATTTCTGATCCATACCCTTACCTTTTTTTACGGTACTGTAtcagtgaccaacagatgcatatctatattcccagtcatgtgaaatccatagattatggcctaatttattcatttcaattgactgatttccttatatgaactgtaactcagtacaatcctttaaattgttgcatgctatgtttacatttttgttttgcTGCGACCAAACCGGTATCTGTACTGAACGCCCTCTTATGATCCCGAGGTTAATGCCGAGGTTTTCGCTGAAACCCTTAAAGCAGCAGTTCCCAATCTTtgacctggggaccccaaggggtgcacgttttggtttttgacctagcactacaaagctgattcaaataatcaactaatcatcaagctttgattatttgaatcagctatgtagtgctagggcaacgCTGCCTTAAAGGGACATAATGGGAACTATGCCGAATGTCCTTACGACGTACTAGGCCTGGCGGCAGGATTAACTGAgcaagggggcatcagaaatgactaagagggcacaactattttcgcttgctgataacacaggatggataataatcaatagtacaattacacacaatgttTCTACAGCCAAGGATGGCTGTCTTGccgcaagaatacaggctactgcaccaCTTTACAAACAATGATAATTCATAACCGGCTCGAGAAATTGCAAGTTATGACAACGCTACATGGCTACATCACAATACCCatcaatccaatgcaaaacagttgctatttactgtaataacacttcctcatgccaatacaatgcatttccaatcgcggaaagcaaacaataatgtacaatgcataccacgacttatcggtacaatgcagcggcagctaccaagctgtcttcaCACAAGAGTGCTGTACTACGCTGTGTATGATAACAGAGAAATTAGTACTCCATAGCAATGAGTTGTTTTTGGCAACCCTTTAGCTACATCGTTACTCAACCATTGGTCAAGGTCTGCCCACCCTCATCAATGTAATGGAAAGCACCTCTTCTACCAtataaaacaacattaaaaacaatcagattatattataaaccaaacatttccaatccaatcactcacagaaatcaagcagtagacttggcagcaacggcaataaagaaaatcacgtctacgcctatttctgacatttgccacgcatttccaaaagctaacaaataacaaaataatacaagcccagccaggctgcctgttcttACCCAGATTCAAAAGAGTAGTAGCCGCCTTGATGCTGTGTTGAAGCTCCTCAGCAGTCTCTCGTTCCACTCCCCACGGAATTTGCTTGTAAGATCCCTCTCAAATGCCTGTTGAATCAACTGCGCTTTCCTCCTGTGCAACATGCTCCATCTGTGCTCACTGAATACATTTTTCAATGTTGAAAAAGAGTTCCCGCAAGTTGCCGTGGATTCTTCAAATGTTAATCCCAGCTTCAATGCCATTTTCACAGTAGGCATTGCTATTAGAGGCCCGGAGTATCTATCCAAAATGCTCTGCGTAGTCCATTTTTCTTCTCCTGATCGGGCGATTAAAGTCTGTAGAAACTGGCGTGCGACAGTAAACTCAGCTTCCACAAAGTCTCCTGAGATTAAGTCCAGCAGTggtttcaccttttccacatccATAAAGGTTTCATTCTCTGGGTGCAAGGCACACAGGGCCTCAACAAGTTGGCTGTTTCATTCGTTAAATCTTGCTGACATTTCTCCCAGTACAGCATCCAGAATGCTGAAAAACAGTATTTTGCACTCCCTTACCCATTATCATCTTCTTGCTTGCCCATTGTTGTTTCGACCATATGTTCTTTCAGATTACTACTCACTACTCTTTGCCGTTTGCTTGGAGCGGGGGTGTCCGTGTGCTTGTATCTCTCCCATAACTCATCAAACTCACTGTCACGTTGCAGTTTTTTCACGTAATTGTGGGCACTACGGACGACTCGGATGCCAGTGTACAGATCAGTTGCTTGAGCCTGAAGTAACTTGTTAGGGGGGTCGAGCAGGCAGACGATTTTGTGGACCATGAAGGCAATGAATCTGAAGCTCGGCTCGGAAACAGCTTTCAATTGGCCCACAGCCTCAAGTCGCACCTCTGTACCGTAGGTGCTGGTACTCTCGATTTCTCTGAGCAGGTGGATGATGCTGTCCAGAGACTTTATAATGACACTCACCGTGGCTAGATGACCAGTCCATCGCTGCTCAAGCAGCCGTTTCAGTTTCTCTACCGTAAATTGTGCAGCCACAGTTGGTTTTCTGAGAAACTTGTAAAGGGAATTACACACATTAAAAAAGTCATCCAATGCACCCTCAGAGGACATAGCGTGCACTATTACTAAATGCAGCTGGTGGTTAAAGCAATGCACATACAACACTTCCCGATTCAGCTTGTCCTGCACTACCCTTTGCATGCCCCCATGTTTACCAAACATCACACTGGCCCCATCATAACATTGACTAAGAATCTTCTCGGTGCTAAGGCCAAGATTTGTTAGCACTGACAGGACCAAGGTAGTCAGCGATAAAGCATCACATTCTTTACTCGTTGCCATTGACAGTAGCCGCTCACAAACACGATTGTTTTCGCCCACTTAATGGAGTACAATTGAAAAGTTCTCGCACCTGTTTGGGTCTTTAGTCCCATCCACTTTAAGTGTGTACCATTAATCACCTAATTCCTGTACAGTTTCCTCTGTGACTACCTCACTCATGAGCCCAATTATTTTGTTCTGGATGTCATGAGATGTGTATGTGGCATTGCGGGGAATTGTGCTTAAGGCACTAGCAAGTTCCTTGTCTTTCCTGAGCGTATAATCTAACATCGCCAGGAATAGTCCACCGCCCCCTCCCCTCTTGCATCCATCGCATCCAAAGTTCCCCTGAGAGGAAGCTCGTTGACAGCAAGAAATTCCACAATGTCCACAATCGATGACAAATACATACGATTTCTTGCAAGCTGTGCAGAATTCACAATTGTTGAAATTTCGGCTCCCTGTGCATTCCTTGCTTGTCTTTCTGTCAAAAGTACCATGTTTTTCAAATGTTATTTTCTTGATGCGTGCCTCCACAGTCCCTTGTTGCTATCAATGGCATGTTGCCAGTTATTATATCCAGTTTGGGTGAATGCCTTATAGGTGTTAGCAATGGAGCCAATGTTAAATTTTCAACAAGGATAGCAGAAAGCTGCATTTTACTAGCAGGAATATTCCACTCACTCTCTGCCTTTGAACCACGCGCTGCAAAATTCACTTTTTCTCCCACAGTAAAGGCTGGTTGGGTATTTCCCCAGACAAACCTGCGCTGGCTCTTCATCACCGAGGTCGTCAGGCACTAACGGAGGTGTCGGTGCTTGTAATATCCTGTCGGTGCTGCTGCTAGGTTCGGTCTTGGCGGCTGCAGGCCCCTCCTCGGGTTGGTTACCTtctatgtcaccaggctgcaagaCAGTTGTACAGGTGCCTTTACTGCTGGCTCGGtggccttggcctctgtgattagTGTCTGCTTGGCCTCTGTGGCAGGCTTCTCCCCCTCCCCTACACTTTGATCCGATACTGCCGTTGTGCCCTGGCGAAgccactttctaatatccatcatgctatcagctacctacctaactgTTAACATTCGCTAAATTCCATCCAGCTGCAAGGTGAAACTTTTTttgctacatttttacatttttacatttttagtcatttagcagacgctcttatccagagcgacttacagttagtgaatacataatttttttatactgaaaGTAAACCAAAATGGTCAAATTGACCCCACCCTTCTACTGGTAAAATGTGTGTGATGTACGTATGATGCGTGCAAGGGAGTTGCATGAATTAAGCATACACAACAAATCGGTTGGGCATGACGGAGGGGGCAAATTGTGGGACagaatagggatacaaaactgagGCGGCACAATATTCAAACTAAGGGGTCATTGCCCACTTTTGCACCCTCGTGGCGCCGGGCCTGGGACGTCCCCTGTTTGCTGGGTTAATACATCAATAGAGTAAATAGAATCAAATGAGTTGCTTGTCATAAACTAAATATAGATCCATCTCTATGGATTGGTTACATGTTGACACTGAAACTACAATCCCATGTGAGCAAACACTATGATATATTTAGAGGCTAGCAGGACAAGTTATTGGAGCAGTATCCCTCTGTCAAGCAAGAAGACATTTCATGGACACAAGTTTCTTTATTTCTTTCACACCTCAGAAGTCTGATAATGTACAGATATTATCgggatttctttttttttaaataagattTTGAGGGAGGATGTGAATTTGTTTTGTTAAAACTATTGTGTTTAGTCTGAGCCTAAACAGAATCAAATAATTCACACTTGAATTAATTCACATCCATACACACTCAAGCCTTGTAAGGACTAAGAATTGCTGCATTGACCAAAGGAAGAAAATTAACAAAAGCTATGGAGAACTCAACCCAAGTCAAGTTCTTTTATCTCTTTGGCTTACAAGAGACATTTAACAACAAATCGGTCTATTTTATCTTGTCTCTTATCACATACCTTCTCATCATAACCGTGAATTTGACTCTGATCATAACAATCATTCAGGAGAAAGGTCTCCATGAGCCCATGTATATCTTTCTGTGTAGTCTAAGTGTCAATGGATTGTATGGAACTGCTGGTTTCTACCCCAAGTTTTTACTGGACCTTCAGTCAGATGTTCAGGTGATATCTTATGGTGGATGTTTTACTCAAGCCTATGTAATATACACATCTGTCCTGTGTGAAATTTATACTCTAACAGTGATGTCTTACGACAGGTATGTGGCAATATGTagaccactactataccataacaTTGTGACATCTTTAACTGTTAGAAAGTTACTCTTAGTTGCTTGGTGTTATCCTTTATTTATAGGACTCATACCAGTTAGTTTAGCCGTCAGACTTCCTTTGTGTGGATCTCGCATTGATAAACTCTTCTGTGActgtcagagtggtgtgtgtaggtgagtggaaggaatcaagcgcaggaaccaggatgacttcaaccgtctttaGTAATGTTCAAAACCACGTGAacaatgagtcgccaacccaaccgggtggcgcaaacaattacgcacaaaacacagtgcgtctaaacaagaaaagcgcacgcagtgcgagctCTCGGGTAACAACAACGAGAGATACAATAAACTACTCAGAGGCAGGCTGACAATAAaaaatcacgcataacacctgacccaaacacacgaaactaaatagggaaacaattaagacacaaataagggacaggtgttatgaacagacaaaaccaaatgaacatgaaacatagaacggtggcagctagtactccggagacgacgaccgccgaagcctgcccgaacaaggaagaggagcagcctcggccgaaaccgtgacagtaccccccccttgacgcgcggctccagccgtgcgccgacccggagcTCGGGGGACGaccggacgacgcggagcagggcgcgcaggatgaccccgatggaaatcggtcagtagggactggtctaatacgtccctccttggcacccagcaccgctcctccggaccgtacccctcccactccacgagatattgaagaccccccatccggcgtctagaatccaggatggacctcacggtgtacgccggagccccctcgatgtccaacggggcggaggagtctcctcaatctcaaagtcctggagtggaccagctaccaccggcctgaggagagacacatggaacgaggggttaatatttttgtaatcaacaggtagttctaacctataactcacctcgttcagtctcctcaggactttaaatggccccacaaaccgccgacccagcttccggcagggcaggcggaggggcaggtttctggttgagagccagactcgatctccaggtgcgtacactggcccctcactgcggtgtaggtcggcgctcgtcttctgtcgacgtatggcacgctgcagatggacgtgtgcagcgtcccacgtctcttccgagcgccgcacccactcatccacagcgggggcctcgatctggctctcatgccatggtgccagaaccggctggtaccctaatacacactgaaaaggggttagttgggtggaggagtggcgaagagagttctgtgccatctcggcccagggcacatatctcgcccactcctccggccggccctgacagtatgacctcagaaacctacccacgtcctggttgacacgttcaacctgcccattactctccgggtggtaacccgaggtaaggcttaccgaaacccccaaccgttccataaatgctctccacactctagaggtgaactgggggcctcggtcagacactatatcctcgggtaccccatagtgccggaagacatgggtgaacagagcctctgcggtctgtagggccgtgggtagacccggcatgggaaggagacgacaggccttagagaaccgatccacaacgaccaggatggtagtattcccctgtgaggggggaaggtcggtaacaaaatccaccgagaggtgggaccagggtcgttgtggaataggcaggggttgtaacttacccctgggcaaatgtctgggcgccttacactgggcacacaccgaacaggaggagacataaaccctcacatccctagctaacgttggccaccagtacttcgtgctaaggcagtgcactgtccggccgatacccggatggccagaggagggggacgtatgagcccaacaaatgaggcgatcgcgtacctcgagcggaacgtacgtccgacccacagggcactgtggaggactcgggtcggtgcgtaacgcccgctcgatctcaccatcaacctcccacaccaccggagcaaccagacaggactccggtagtatgggcgtggactcaactgacctctcctctgcgtcataccgccgagacagagcatctgccttcccgttctgggacccagggatgtatgtgattttaaacacaaaccgggccaggaacatagtccagcgagcctggcgaggattcagtctcctagctgcccggatgtactccaggttacgatggtcagttagaatgaggaaagggtgttgagccccctcgagccaatgccgccacacctttagggcctgtaccacggctaacagctccctgtctcctacgtcataattccgctccgcccggactgagcttcttactgtaaaacgcacagggacggagtttaggtggagtgccagaacgctgggaaagaacggcccctatcccggcctctgacgcgtccacctctacttggaacggtaaagagggatccggatgcgccaacaccggcgccgaggtaaacaggtccttcagtctcccaaatgccctgtccgcctcagctgaccaccgcaagcgcaccggacccccctttaacagagacgttatgggagctgccacctgtccaaaacccccggataaacctccggtaataattcgcaaaacccaagaaccgttgcacctccttcacagtggttggggtctgccaattacgcacagctgacacccggtctacctccatcttcacccctgacgcagataactggtaacccagaaaggagaccgacttctggaaaaacagacatttctctgccttgacatataggtcatgctccaacagcctcctcaatactcggcgcaccagggctacatgctcagcacgggtaggactatacaccagaatgtcgtcgatgtacacaactactccctgtccctgcatgtcccggaaaatctcatcgacgaaggattggaagactgagggagcattcatcaacccatatggcatgactagatactcgtagtgtccggaagtcgtgctaaacgctgtcttccattcatcgccctctcgaatgcgcaccaagttatatgcgctcctaagatccaattttgtaaagaactgcgcaccgtgcagtgactccgtcatagtcgcaatcagaggaagtggatagctgtacttcactgtgatctgattgagaccgcggtaatcaatacacgggcgcagacctccatcctttttcttcacaaaaagaaacttgaggaagcgggtgaaacggaggtccgtatgtatccctgtctaagagactcagagatgtacgtctccatagcctttctctcctcttgagacaagggatacacatggctccgcgggagagctgctcctgactggagatctatcgcacaatccccccgtctatgaggcggcagctgcgccgccctagtcttactgaacgccagtgccaaatcctcatactcgggggaatctgcagtgctggcattagattcggactctccaccgaggtcgcccctatggaaacacccagacaccgcccctcacattgagcagaccaccctttaagagctttctctcgccacctaataatagggtcatgagtcatcaaccagggaagacccagcactaccggatacacaggagagtcaatcagatagagctgaattctctcctcatgaccctcctgcgccatcatctgaaggggtgctgtgacttccctaatcaacccagaccccaacggacggctatctagggcatggacggggaaaggcttctccactggaaggagggggatccctaactctatacaaaactggcgatctataaaattcccagctgcgcctgaatctaccagcgccttatgctgggaacgaggtgcaacctgtgggaaacaaacaggcaaggttaggtgcacgacagaaagctctgggtaagcagggcgcctactcacctgggtggaccccccaatgcgtgacctgccttCTCCCTCACTGGAGAACccgccccaacacctagccgcggtgtgccctccacgaccacagttggtgcaagggccgggtcccctcgggctcctcctcctgcgttccctagcgccagcacctccgagctccatagggctcggctcgggaggtgttggagagtggaatgggcgaacccccctcccgggacgcccacgggtggcgagcagggtatccagccggatggccatgtcgacaagctggtcgaaagtcaacgaagtgtccctgcacgccaactctcgctggacgtcctcccggaggctgcagcggaaatggtcgatatgggcccgctcattccaccctgcatcagccgctagggtccgaaactccaaggcaaagtcctgggcgctcctcatcccctgtcggaggtagaatagccgctccccgccgccttcc encodes:
- the LOC123482766 gene encoding olfactory receptor 1D2-like, producing the protein MENSTQVKFFYLFGLQETFNNKSVYFILSLITYLLIITVNLTLIITIIQEKGLHEPMYIFLCSLSVNGLYGTAGFYPKFLLDLQSDVQVISYGGCFTQAYVIYTSVLCEIYTLTVMSYDRYVAICRPLLYHNIVTSLTVRKLLLVAWCYPLFIGLIPVSLAVRLPLCGSRIDKLFCDCQSGVCR